A genomic stretch from Bradyrhizobium sp. 195 includes:
- a CDS encoding thiolase C-terminal domain-containing protein, giving the protein MRSNQVAVVGAAETTELGIIPNASQLQLHADAALNAIADAGLKLSDIDGFATAVETPQQVCHYLGVKPTWVDGTSVGGCSFMLHVRHAAAAIEAGLCKTVLITHAESGKSMIGKLPRATPADSLNGQFEAPYGVNGPPSMFPIPVLRFMKTYGITHEQLASVAVVQREWAAKNPRAMMKDPITVADVLNSRMIAYPFRLLQCCLVTDGGGALILTSADRARDFPRKPVYIMGTGESVETPMVSQMETFNSSRAFKTAGPLAFKEAGIAHGDVDHLMIYDAFAHLPLFGLGDLGFMPYEETGKFIADGNTRPGAKLPLNTNGGGLSYMHSGMYGMYALQESVRQMRGIAPAQVPNAKISVCHGVGGMFAASGTIVFTNER; this is encoded by the coding sequence ATGCGTAGCAACCAGGTTGCCGTTGTCGGCGCGGCCGAGACCACCGAGCTTGGAATCATCCCCAACGCCTCGCAGCTCCAGCTTCACGCGGACGCGGCGCTCAATGCCATTGCAGACGCCGGGCTGAAACTCTCCGACATCGACGGCTTTGCCACCGCGGTCGAAACGCCGCAGCAGGTCTGCCATTATCTCGGCGTCAAGCCGACCTGGGTGGACGGCACCTCGGTCGGCGGCTGCTCGTTCATGCTGCACGTCCGCCATGCGGCCGCAGCGATCGAGGCCGGCCTGTGCAAGACCGTGCTGATCACGCATGCCGAGAGCGGCAAGTCGATGATCGGCAAGCTGCCGCGCGCGACGCCGGCGGACAGCCTCAACGGCCAGTTCGAGGCGCCCTACGGCGTCAATGGTCCGCCAAGCATGTTTCCGATTCCCGTGCTGCGCTTCATGAAGACCTACGGCATCACGCACGAGCAGCTGGCCTCGGTCGCCGTGGTGCAGCGGGAATGGGCGGCGAAGAATCCGCGCGCGATGATGAAGGACCCGATCACCGTCGCCGACGTGCTCAACTCGCGCATGATCGCCTATCCGTTTCGTCTGTTGCAGTGCTGCCTCGTCACCGACGGCGGCGGTGCGCTGATCCTGACCTCGGCCGACCGCGCCAGGGATTTTCCGCGCAAGCCCGTCTACATCATGGGCACCGGCGAGAGCGTGGAGACGCCGATGGTCAGCCAGATGGAGACCTTCAATTCGTCGCGCGCGTTCAAGACCGCCGGGCCGCTCGCGTTCAAGGAGGCCGGCATCGCGCACGGGGATGTCGACCATCTCATGATCTACGACGCGTTCGCGCATCTGCCGCTGTTCGGCCTCGGCGATCTCGGTTTCATGCCATATGAGGAGACCGGCAAGTTCATCGCGGATGGCAACACGCGCCCCGGCGCCAAGCTGCCGCTCAACACCAATGGCGGCGGATTGAGCTACATGCATTCCGGCATGTACGGCATGTACGCGCTGCAGGAGAGCGTGCGCCAGATGCGCGGCATCGCGCCGGCACAGGTGCCGAATGCGAAGATTTCGGTGTGTCACGGCGTCGGCGGCATGTTCGCCGCGAGTGGCACGATCGTGTTTACGAACGAGAGGTAA
- the ppc gene encoding phosphoenolpyruvate carboxylase, translated as MSLQTIPSDSAEQRPNRPEDVQATEAETRLRDDIRLLGRILGDTVRDQEGADVFDLVERIRQTSIRFHRDEDRLARRELEQILDGMSIPDTLRIVRAFSYFSHLANIAEDHNNIRQMRARGASRSGGAGVLAGTLANAKSAGVSASELRKFFKDALVSPVLTAHPTEVRRKSTMDREMEVASLLDRRERVALTAEEADASDEQLRREVLTLWQTNLLRRTKLTVLDEVSNGLSFYDYTFLREVPRLVNALEDRLEEGGEQAAGELASFLRMGSWIGGDRDGNPFVTADVMRGTLRLQSSRVMQFYLNELHVLGSELSIAAHLADVSEELRNLAERSPDTSPHRSGEPYRLAVSGIYARLTATAEMLEVEITRRPVGKGAPYGSVRELQADLDVLHRSLISNNARVIARGRLRLLRRAVDCFGFHLARLDIRQNSAVHERTIAELMDAANPGMSYLALGEDARISLLTNELRSTRALVSPFVKYSDETMGELNVFHAAAEAHAKFGSDAIPQCIISMCKGMSDMLEVAVLLKEVGLVHPSGRSAINIVPLFETIEDLQASSGIMDRMLSLHDYRRLVDSRGSVQEVMLGYSDSNKDGGFVTSGWELYKAEIGLVEVFERHHVRLRLFHGRGGSVGRGGGPSYDAIIAQPGGAVNGQIRITEQGEIISSKYSNAEVGRNNLEILAAATLEASLLNPRQSAPRREYLTAMDELSNLAFKAYRGLVYETDGFVDYFWSSTVINEIATLNIGSRPASRKKTRAIEDLRAIPWVFSWAQCRLMLPGWYGFGSAVEQWIADHPDKGMPFLKELYKEWPFFRMLLSNMDMVLAKSSIAIASRYAELVPDEALREKIFGRIRREWHSCIETLLDIMGQDRLLQGNPLLERSVRHRFPYLDPLNHVQVELLREHRAQNPDEQVLRGIQLTINGISAGLRNTG; from the coding sequence ATGTCCCTCCAGACCATTCCATCCGATAGCGCGGAGCAGCGCCCCAACCGTCCCGAGGACGTTCAGGCAACGGAAGCGGAGACGCGGCTGCGGGACGATATCCGCTTGCTCGGGCGCATCCTCGGCGACACCGTGCGCGACCAGGAGGGCGCCGATGTGTTCGACCTGGTCGAGCGCATCCGGCAAACCTCGATCCGGTTCCACCGCGACGAGGACCGGCTTGCCCGCCGCGAGCTCGAGCAGATCCTGGACGGCATGTCGATCCCGGACACCCTGCGGATCGTGCGAGCCTTCAGCTATTTCTCGCACCTTGCCAACATCGCTGAGGACCACAACAACATCCGCCAGATGCGCGCACGCGGCGCCTCAAGGAGCGGCGGGGCAGGGGTGCTCGCGGGCACGCTGGCGAATGCCAAGAGTGCGGGCGTGAGCGCGTCGGAACTGCGGAAGTTCTTCAAGGACGCTCTCGTCAGCCCGGTGCTGACGGCGCACCCGACCGAGGTCCGCCGCAAGAGCACCATGGACCGCGAGATGGAGGTCGCCAGCCTGCTCGACCGTCGCGAGCGCGTCGCGCTGACCGCGGAGGAGGCAGATGCCAGCGACGAGCAGCTTCGCCGCGAGGTGCTGACGCTGTGGCAGACCAATCTGCTCCGCCGGACTAAGCTCACGGTGCTCGACGAGGTCTCCAACGGCCTGTCGTTCTACGATTACACTTTTTTGCGCGAGGTGCCGCGCCTGGTCAACGCGCTGGAGGACCGGCTCGAGGAGGGCGGCGAGCAAGCGGCGGGCGAGCTCGCCTCGTTCCTGCGCATGGGCAGCTGGATCGGCGGCGACCGCGACGGCAATCCCTTCGTCACCGCCGACGTCATGCGCGGCACGCTGCGGCTGCAGTCGAGCCGGGTGATGCAGTTTTATCTCAACGAGCTGCACGTGCTCGGCTCGGAATTGTCGATCGCGGCGCATCTGGCCGACGTCTCCGAGGAGCTGCGTAACCTGGCGGAGCGCTCGCCGGATACCTCACCGCACCGGAGCGGCGAGCCTTATCGCCTCGCGGTGTCAGGCATCTATGCGCGCCTGACCGCGACGGCGGAAATGCTCGAGGTCGAGATCACGCGCCGGCCGGTCGGCAAGGGCGCGCCTTACGGGAGCGTCAGGGAGCTGCAGGCCGATCTCGACGTGCTGCACCGCTCGCTGATCTCCAACAATGCGCGAGTCATCGCGCGCGGCCGGCTGCGGCTGCTCCGGCGCGCGGTGGATTGCTTCGGTTTCCATCTCGCACGGCTCGACATCCGCCAGAACTCGGCGGTGCACGAACGCACCATCGCCGAGCTGATGGATGCCGCCAATCCCGGCATGTCCTATCTCGCGCTCGGCGAAGACGCGCGCATCTCGCTGCTCACCAATGAATTGCGCTCGACGCGCGCGCTGGTCTCGCCATTCGTGAAGTACAGCGACGAGACCATGGGCGAGCTCAACGTGTTCCATGCGGCCGCGGAGGCGCATGCCAAGTTCGGCTCGGACGCCATTCCCCAATGCATCATCTCGATGTGCAAGGGTATGTCCGACATGCTCGAGGTCGCGGTGCTCTTGAAGGAGGTCGGCCTCGTCCATCCCTCCGGCCGCAGCGCCATCAACATCGTGCCGCTGTTCGAGACCATCGAGGATCTGCAGGCATCATCCGGCATCATGGACCGCATGCTGTCGCTGCACGATTACCGCCGCCTCGTCGACAGCCGCGGCAGCGTGCAGGAGGTCATGCTCGGCTATTCCGACAGCAACAAGGATGGCGGCTTCGTCACCTCGGGCTGGGAGCTCTACAAGGCCGAGATCGGTCTCGTCGAGGTGTTCGAGCGCCACCACGTGCGGCTGCGCCTGTTCCACGGCCGCGGCGGTTCGGTCGGCCGCGGCGGCGGTCCGAGCTATGATGCCATCATCGCCCAGCCCGGCGGTGCGGTGAACGGCCAAATCCGGATCACCGAGCAGGGCGAGATCATCTCGTCGAAATATTCCAACGCCGAGGTCGGCCGCAACAATCTGGAAATCCTCGCCGCTGCGACGCTGGAAGCGAGCCTGCTCAATCCGCGCCAGAGCGCGCCGCGCCGCGAATATCTGACCGCGATGGATGAATTGTCGAACCTCGCCTTCAAAGCCTATCGCGGCCTCGTCTACGAGACTGACGGCTTCGTCGATTATTTCTGGTCATCGACCGTGATCAACGAGATCGCAACGCTCAACATCGGCAGCCGTCCGGCCTCGCGCAAGAAGACCCGTGCGATCGAGGATCTGCGTGCGATTCCCTGGGTGTTCTCGTGGGCACAATGCCGCCTGATGCTGCCGGGCTGGTACGGTTTCGGCAGCGCGGTCGAGCAGTGGATCGCGGATCATCCCGACAAGGGCATGCCGTTCCTGAAAGAGCTGTACAAGGAATGGCCGTTCTTCCGCATGCTCTTGTCGAACATGGACATGGTGCTGGCGAAAAGCTCGATCGCAATCGCCTCGCGCTATGCCGAGCTGGTGCCGGACGAAGCCCTGCGCGAAAAGATCTTCGGCCGCATCCGCCGCGAATGGCATTCCTGCATCGAGACGCTGCTCGACATCATGGGCCAGGACCGGCTGCTGCAGGGCAATCCGCTGCTGGAGCGATCGGTCCGTCACCGCTTCCCCTATCTCGATCCGCTCAACCACGTGCAGGTCGAACTGCTGAGGGAGCACCGCGCCCAGAACCCGGACGAGCAGGTGCTGCGCGGGATTCAGCTGACGATCAACGGGATCTCGGCGGGGTTGCGGAATACGGGGTAA
- the alkB gene encoding DNA oxidative demethylase AlkB, whose protein sequence is MTADLFDNVAEAQSSREEIADGAVLLRGFVKPIENELISAVRAIVAQSPFRRMTTPGGHLMSVAMTNCGERGWITDHTGYRYDPIDPRIGAPWPEMPPVLRDLARRAAEQGGFQDFAPDACLVNRYEPGTRLSLHQDKDELDYSAPIVSVSLGLPATFLFGGLARSDKPRRFRLVHGDVVVWGGPSRLAYHGVAPLTEGEHALLGRKRINLTFRRTR, encoded by the coding sequence TTGACGGCTGACCTGTTCGACAACGTCGCCGAGGCGCAGTCGTCGCGTGAGGAGATCGCCGACGGCGCGGTACTGCTGCGCGGATTCGTCAAGCCGATCGAGAACGAGCTGATCTCAGCGGTGCGCGCGATCGTCGCGCAATCGCCGTTCCGGCGGATGACCACGCCAGGCGGCCACCTGATGTCGGTGGCGATGACCAATTGCGGCGAGCGCGGCTGGATCACCGATCACACCGGCTATCGCTATGACCCGATCGATCCGCGAATTGGCGCGCCATGGCCCGAAATGCCGCCAGTATTGCGCGATCTCGCCCGCCGCGCAGCCGAGCAGGGCGGCTTCCAAGACTTCGCGCCCGATGCCTGCCTCGTCAACCGCTACGAGCCCGGCACGCGGCTGTCGCTGCATCAGGACAAGGACGAGCTGGACTATTCGGCGCCGATCGTCTCGGTCTCGCTCGGCTTGCCCGCGACCTTCCTGTTCGGCGGCCTGGCGCGCAGCGACAAACCGCGCCGTTTCCGGCTGGTGCATGGCGATGTCGTGGTCTGGGGCGGGCCGTCCAGGCTCGCCTATCACGGCGTCGCGCCGCTCACTGAGGGCGAGCACGCGCTGCTCGGGCGGAAGCGGATCAACCTGACGTTCCGCAGGACGCGCTGA
- a CDS encoding 2OG-Fe(II) oxygenase: MTMTARKSPQTPSPDLAAHVDTLDWPQVTAELDTQGCAILKGLLTPDQCRAVAALYPDDTHFRSRIVMGRHGFGRGEYKYFSYPLPDLIAQLRPALYAHLQGVANRWNETMGIDISYPTAHAAFLKRCHEAGQARPTPLLLQYEAGDFNCLHQDLYGEHVFPLQVAILLSEPGRDFTGGEFVLTEQRPRMQSRAEVVPLAQGDAVAFAVHHRPVQGTRGSYRVNMRHGVSRIRSGQRHTLGVIFHDAK; encoded by the coding sequence ATGACAATGACCGCACGCAAATCGCCTCAAACGCCATCCCCCGATCTCGCCGCCCATGTCGACACCCTCGACTGGCCCCAAGTCACCGCCGAACTCGACACCCAGGGCTGCGCCATCCTGAAGGGCCTGCTGACGCCGGACCAATGCCGCGCCGTCGCCGCGCTCTATCCTGACGACACGCACTTCCGCAGCCGCATCGTCATGGGCCGTCACGGCTTCGGCCGCGGCGAATACAAATACTTCTCGTATCCGCTGCCTGATCTGATCGCGCAGCTGCGGCCGGCGCTCTATGCGCACCTGCAGGGCGTCGCCAACCGCTGGAACGAGACGATGGGCATCGACATCAGCTATCCCACCGCGCACGCCGCCTTCCTCAAGCGCTGCCACGAGGCGGGGCAGGCGCGGCCGACGCCGCTGCTGTTGCAGTATGAAGCCGGCGACTTCAACTGCCTGCACCAGGACCTCTATGGCGAGCACGTGTTCCCGCTCCAGGTCGCGATCCTCCTCTCCGAGCCCGGGCGCGATTTCACCGGCGGCGAGTTCGTGCTGACCGAGCAGCGCCCGCGCATGCAGTCCCGCGCCGAGGTCGTGCCGCTGGCGCAGGGCGACGCGGTCGCGTTCGCCGTGCATCACCGCCCGGTGCAGGGGACACGCGGCAGCTATCGCGTTAACATGCGCCATGGCGTCAGCCGGATCAGGTCCGGCCAGCGCCACACGCTGGGTGTGATCTTCCATGATGCCAAATGA
- a CDS encoding amidase: MPDFPTLARLAEDLESGRTTARKLVEACIARIADPAGEGQRTFIHVDKDAALAAADAMDGLRKAKAAPSRYAGIPISIKDLFDIKGQVTRAGSRALDDSPPAEQDAATVARLRKAGFVVIGRTNMTEFAYSGIGINPHYGTPKGVWNRAAGHVPGGSSSGAAVSVLDGMAHGALGTDTGGSCRIPAAYNGIVGYKPTQRRVPLDGSVPLSFSLDSIGPLARSVSCCAILDAVLANEPIAPLKPRPIQGMRLAVPTTIALDELDAEVAETFERALKTLSDHGAIIERIEMAEFHDIGPMNAKGGFAASESYAWHRYLLTAKGDVYDPRVSVRIMRGEAQSAADYIDLLNERRSLIARVNAHIAPYDALVLPTTANTPPKIADLANDKAFTKENLRALRNCTLINMIDGCAISIPAHRQGDVPVGLMLAGAGGSDHRIFELAAGMEAVIRV; this comes from the coding sequence ATGCCCGATTTTCCGACACTGGCGAGGCTCGCCGAGGACCTCGAAAGCGGCCGCACCACCGCCCGCAAGCTGGTCGAGGCCTGCATCGCCAGGATCGCCGATCCCGCCGGCGAAGGCCAGCGTACCTTCATCCATGTCGACAAGGACGCAGCGCTTGCGGCCGCCGACGCGATGGACGGCCTACGGAAGGCCAAGGCGGCGCCGTCGCGCTACGCCGGCATCCCGATCTCGATCAAGGATCTGTTCGACATCAAGGGCCAGGTGACGCGCGCCGGCTCGCGCGCGCTCGACGATTCCCCACCGGCCGAGCAGGATGCCGCGACGGTAGCGCGCTTGCGCAAGGCCGGGTTCGTCGTGATCGGGCGCACCAACATGACCGAGTTCGCCTATTCCGGCATCGGCATCAATCCGCATTACGGCACGCCGAAGGGTGTCTGGAACCGGGCCGCGGGCCATGTGCCGGGCGGCTCCTCCTCGGGTGCTGCGGTCTCCGTGCTCGATGGTATGGCGCACGGCGCGCTCGGCACCGACACCGGCGGCTCCTGCCGGATTCCTGCCGCTTATAACGGCATCGTCGGCTACAAGCCGACGCAGCGGCGCGTGCCGCTCGATGGCTCCGTGCCGCTGTCGTTCTCGCTCGACAGCATCGGGCCGCTGGCGCGATCGGTCAGCTGCTGTGCCATTCTCGACGCGGTGCTCGCGAACGAGCCGATCGCCCCGCTGAAGCCGCGGCCGATCCAGGGCATGCGGCTCGCGGTGCCGACCACGATCGCGCTGGACGAGCTCGACGCAGAGGTGGCCGAGACGTTCGAACGCGCCCTGAAGACGCTGTCCGATCATGGCGCCATCATCGAGCGCATCGAGATGGCGGAGTTCCACGACATCGGTCCGATGAACGCCAAAGGCGGCTTTGCCGCGTCCGAGAGCTACGCCTGGCATCGCTATCTCCTCACCGCGAAGGGCGACGTCTACGATCCCAGAGTCTCCGTGCGGATCATGCGCGGCGAGGCGCAGAGCGCGGCCGATTACATCGATCTCCTCAACGAGCGCCGCTCGCTGATCGCCCGCGTCAATGCGCACATCGCGCCCTATGATGCGCTGGTGCTGCCGACCACCGCCAACACGCCGCCGAAGATCGCCGACCTCGCCAACGACAAGGCATTCACCAAAGAGAACCTGCGGGCGCTGCGCAACTGCACCCTGATCAACATGATCGACGGTTGCGCCATCTCGATCCCTGCGCATCGCCAGGGCGATGTTCCCGTCGGCCTGATGCTGGCGGGCGCCGGCGGATCGGACCACCGCATTTTCGAACTTGCTGCCGGCATGGAGGCCGTCATTCGTGTTTGA
- a CDS encoding SMP-30/gluconolactonase/LRE family protein, which produces MTRILTNSDDTTASERGGLGRRTLLKGAATVAASAMLASRADARDFGANAEPQRYPDPDIVAIDPKRFKAKVGNTAIKRLYTGCLWAEGPAWNAQGQYLVWSDIPANRQLRYLDDDGHISEQFHKPSNEANGNSFDTEGRQLTAERTRLVRYEHDGSITTLAEQANGKPLNGPNDMVMHPNDKAIWFTDPGYGAISIYEGKLANTGSLQPHQKEAVYRLDTQTGQVAKVADEPFKPNGIAFSHDYKKLYVCDTGITHYPQAENVVWSYDIDGAKLSNPKKLIDMKLEGKSGFPDGLRVDTDGNIWVGAGWVGPGYDGVQVFAPNDGARIGQILLPETCANVCFGGKKRNRLFMTASQSLYAVYVETQGAHFC; this is translated from the coding sequence ATGACAAGAATACTGACCAACTCCGACGACACGACTGCAAGCGAGCGTGGCGGTCTCGGCCGCCGTACGCTCCTCAAGGGCGCGGCGACCGTCGCGGCATCGGCCATGCTCGCCTCGCGAGCCGACGCCCGCGACTTCGGCGCCAATGCCGAGCCGCAGCGCTATCCCGACCCCGACATCGTCGCCATCGATCCCAAGCGCTTCAAGGCCAAGGTCGGCAACACCGCGATCAAGCGGCTCTACACCGGCTGCCTCTGGGCGGAGGGGCCGGCATGGAATGCGCAGGGACAATATCTCGTCTGGAGCGACATCCCGGCCAACCGGCAGCTTCGCTATCTCGACGACGACGGCCACATCTCCGAGCAGTTCCACAAGCCGTCGAACGAGGCCAACGGCAATTCGTTCGACACCGAGGGACGCCAGCTCACCGCCGAGCGCACGCGCCTTGTCCGCTACGAGCATGACGGCTCGATCACGACGCTGGCCGAGCAGGCCAATGGCAAGCCGCTGAACGGGCCGAATGACATGGTGATGCATCCCAACGACAAGGCGATCTGGTTCACCGATCCCGGCTATGGCGCGATCAGCATCTACGAGGGCAAGCTTGCCAATACCGGCTCGCTGCAGCCCCACCAGAAGGAGGCGGTCTATCGCCTGGACACCCAGACCGGGCAGGTCGCGAAGGTCGCAGACGAGCCGTTCAAGCCGAACGGCATCGCCTTCAGCCACGACTACAAGAAGCTCTATGTCTGCGACACCGGCATCACGCATTATCCGCAAGCCGAGAACGTGGTGTGGTCCTACGACATCGACGGAGCAAAACTGTCGAACCCGAAGAAGCTGATCGACATGAAGCTCGAGGGCAAGTCGGGCTTCCCCGATGGCCTGCGCGTCGACACCGACGGCAACATCTGGGTCGGCGCCGGCTGGGTCGGACCCGGCTATGACGGCGTGCAGGTGTTCGCGCCAAACGACGGCGCGCGCATCGGGCAGATCCTCTTGCCCGAGACCTGCGCCAATGTCTGCTTCGGCGGCAAGAAGCGCAACCGCCTGTTCATGACCGCGAGCCAGTCGCTCTATGCGGTCTATGTGGAGACGCAGGGCGCGCATTTCTGTTGA
- a CDS encoding DUF2848 domain-containing protein, translating into MFDLTFTVDAQDTTTPLTLAIDQMVIAGWTGRDPVARDKHIKELQEMGIAPPASTPIYYRASARRLTQEGSIECTGGDSSGEVEFVLIGWQGRVFVGCGSDHTDRKVEAYSVTVSKQMCDKPIASTLWELEDVIGHWDKMILRSWATIKGERVLYQEGTLDAMLPVADLVARSFPGGKLPDGCAMFGGTFAAKGGIRPAERFDFELEDPVLKRTIRHGYDVVTLPVRG; encoded by the coding sequence GTGTTTGACCTCACTTTCACCGTCGACGCCCAGGACACCACCACGCCGCTGACCTTGGCGATCGATCAGATGGTCATCGCCGGCTGGACCGGCCGCGATCCCGTCGCGCGCGACAAGCACATCAAAGAGCTGCAGGAGATGGGCATCGCCCCGCCGGCCTCGACGCCGATCTATTACCGCGCTTCGGCGCGGCGGCTGACCCAGGAAGGCAGCATCGAATGCACCGGCGGCGATTCCTCCGGAGAGGTCGAGTTCGTGCTGATCGGCTGGCAGGGCCGCGTTTTCGTCGGCTGCGGATCCGACCACACCGACCGCAAGGTCGAGGCCTACAGCGTCACGGTCTCGAAGCAGATGTGCGACAAGCCGATCGCCTCGACGCTGTGGGAGCTGGAAGACGTCATCGGCCACTGGGACAAGATGATCCTGCGCTCCTGGGCCACGATCAAGGGCGAGCGCGTGCTCTACCAGGAGGGCACGCTGGACGCGATGCTGCCGGTTGCTGACCTCGTTGCACGCAGCTTTCCGGGCGGGAAGCTGCCCGACGGCTGCGCCATGTTCGGCGGCACCTTCGCCGCCAAGGGCGGCATCCGCCCCGCGGAGCGCTTCGACTTCGAGCTTGAGGACCCCGTGCTGAAACGCACGATCAGGCACGGCTACGACGTGGTGACGCTGCCGGTGCGGGGCTAA
- a CDS encoding Zn-ribbon domain-containing OB-fold protein has product MAEPQRARPKPTPETQHFWDGTKAGELRLQRCDACAHVYFPPRPFCPSCASRKVSVFKASGKGFLYSYVINHRPAAPGFTPPYAIAVVELDEGPRMMSNVIDCPQTPEALELDMKLEVAFQALDDKITLPVFRPAKA; this is encoded by the coding sequence ATGGCCGAACCGCAGCGCGCGCGACCGAAACCGACGCCGGAGACCCAGCATTTCTGGGACGGCACGAAGGCGGGCGAATTGCGCCTGCAACGCTGCGACGCCTGCGCGCATGTCTACTTCCCGCCGCGCCCGTTCTGCCCGTCCTGCGCCTCGCGCAAGGTTTCGGTCTTCAAGGCGAGCGGCAAGGGCTTCCTCTACAGCTACGTGATCAACCATCGTCCCGCCGCGCCCGGCTTCACGCCGCCTTATGCGATCGCGGTGGTCGAGCTCGACGAGGGCCCGCGGATGATGAGCAACGTCATCGATTGCCCACAGACGCCGGAAGCGCTCGAGCTCGACATGAAGCTCGAGGTCGCTTTCCAGGCGCTCGACGACAAGATCACCCTCCCCGTCTTCCGTCCGGCGAAAGCGTAG
- a CDS encoding SDR family oxidoreductase yields MSKSLQDKVIIVTGAGRGIGREIALLCAAEGAKVVVNDPGGASDGAGSNAAPAEEVVEEIKKRGGTAVANFESVAEAIPASKIVKTATDHFGRLDGVVNNAGILRDMIFHKMSVEAFEAVIKVHLMGSFYVSHAAARIFREQESGSFVHFTSTSGLIGNFGQANYAAAKLGIIGLSKSIALDMGRFNVRSNCVSPFAWTRMIGTIPTETEAEKARVEKIKQMGPEKIAPICAYLLSDAAKDVSGQIFGARMNELFLFSQNRPLRSVHRSEGWTPQSIAEHGMPALKGSFYKLDRSADIFPWDPV; encoded by the coding sequence ATGAGCAAATCACTGCAAGACAAGGTCATCATCGTCACCGGCGCAGGCCGCGGCATCGGGCGCGAGATCGCGCTGCTCTGTGCGGCGGAAGGCGCCAAGGTCGTGGTCAACGATCCCGGTGGCGCCTCCGACGGCGCCGGCTCGAATGCTGCACCGGCCGAGGAAGTCGTCGAGGAGATCAAGAAGCGCGGCGGCACCGCGGTCGCCAATTTCGAAAGCGTCGCAGAGGCGATTCCGGCGAGCAAGATCGTGAAGACCGCGACCGATCATTTCGGCCGGCTCGACGGTGTCGTCAACAATGCCGGCATCTTGCGCGACATGATCTTCCACAAGATGAGCGTGGAGGCGTTCGAGGCCGTCATCAAGGTCCATCTGATGGGCTCGTTCTACGTCAGCCACGCCGCCGCGCGCATCTTCCGCGAGCAGGAGAGCGGCTCCTTCGTGCACTTCACCTCGACCTCGGGCCTGATCGGCAACTTTGGCCAGGCCAATTACGCTGCCGCCAAGCTCGGCATCATCGGGCTCTCCAAATCGATCGCGCTCGACATGGGCCGCTTCAACGTCCGCTCCAACTGCGTCTCGCCGTTCGCCTGGACGCGCATGATCGGCACCATCCCGACCGAGACCGAAGCCGAGAAGGCGCGCGTCGAAAAGATCAAGCAGATGGGACCGGAGAAGATCGCGCCGATCTGCGCCTATCTGCTCTCCGACGCCGCCAAGGACGTCTCGGGCCAGATTTTTGGCGCGCGCATGAACGAACTGTTCCTGTTCAGCCAGAATCGTCCGCTGCGCTCCGTGCACCGAAGCGAAGGCTGGACACCGCAATCGATCGCGGAACACGGTATGCCGGCGCTGAAGGGCTCGTTCTACAAGCTCGACCGCTCCGCCGATATCTTTCCCTGGGATCCCGTGTAA